Within the Sporosarcina luteola genome, the region ATCGTCACGGGATATTTGCGGCATTTCATTCACACGAACGTAATTTCAACCTCGCCAATTGACGAATACGTGACTTTATACGTTCCTTCCTCTGCGTTGAGCGGTGAAATGAAAGTCCCCGAAGAGATGACCATGCCTTTCCGCAGTACTATATCTTTCTTCGATAGTTTCCCAGATAGCCAAGCGACAGAAGACACGGGATTGCCGAGTACGGCTGAAGAAAGGCCTTCGCTAATCTTTTCACCGTCATGAAACAGCTCCATTTCAATGTCTTCAAATTGGTTGAACGTCAACGGTTCAATCGGGTCGGATAAAACGACAAGTCCAGTCGCAGTATTATCGCAAAGCAGGTCCGCTAAAGAGAAATTCGGGAACCAGTCGATATAACGGGCATCCGGAATTTCGATGCCTGCACAAACTTTGCTGTTCCGAATGATTTCCTCTTCACTCGCATTCGGTGACAAATCTCCTTGCAAAATAAACATGATTTCCGGTTCAATCAACGGATCAAATAATGAAGAAAGCTCAATCGTATCTCCGCTATATTGAATATGTGTTGAAAGTAGTGTGCCGTATGCCGGTTCATCCGTTTTGGCGATTGCTTGCGTTTCAGCACTCGTCATACTGATCTTATAGCCGGCAATTTCAGCGTTATGTAAGTCGATTTTTCTCTTAATGAGTTCTTCCTGCACGAAATAAGCGGTCTCTTCGTCCAACTTATAATCGTGGCGGATAAATTCAATTGGCTGCTTTGTTTCGTGAGCGTTATAAATTTTACTCACAATTTCATCCATTTTAATCATCGGAAAAACACCCCGTTTCAAATTGTGTAAAAGCAAATATACTATATATTTAGATTTTGGTAAAGGTATCGACAATTCAATGTGTTATAGATGACCACCTAAACCGTGCCTTCTGTTATAATTGGAACGATTTATAATGCAACTAGAGGAGAACAACATATGCATACCTTGAAACAACAATGGTTCGGAAATATCCGGGCCGATATATTAGCGGGAATCGTCGTAGGGCTGGCGCTCATTCCTGAAGCGTTAGCCTTTGCG harbors:
- a CDS encoding 2-keto-4-pentenoate hydratase: MIKMDEIVSKIYNAHETKQPIEFIRHDYKLDEETAYFVQEELIKRKIDLHNAEIAGYKISMTSAETQAIAKTDEPAYGTLLSTHIQYSGDTIELSSLFDPLIEPEIMFILQGDLSPNASEEEIIRNSKVCAGIEIPDARYIDWFPNFSLADLLCDNTATGLVVLSDPIEPLTFNQFEDIEMELFHDGEKISEGLSSAVLGNPVSSVAWLSGKLSKKDIVLRKGMVISSGTFISPLNAEEGTYKVTYSSIGEVEITFV